In the genome of Amaranthus tricolor cultivar Red isolate AtriRed21 chromosome 15, ASM2621246v1, whole genome shotgun sequence, one region contains:
- the LOC130801911 gene encoding putative F-box protein At1g65770 gives MATITMKPISKWSNLPSDVLASIADRLDPEIGIIRLHSVCRSWRSSFPTIHSTINFPLKLPIPLSSSHPSPNFLFLHQRTIYFLPLKTPINEGFIIKLEQIQNTHKTFSLCNPLSAHPKPSQPNSPLNILDHRLTHVCNSYFIHSNDESINIPIKKVVVAKNFFEKGDFVVLGLKFSGNLLIWRFGDECWTEIAASGRCFDDIISFKGKFYATADRKGRLVMIDSNLKPIDLVSRLMYGNGSSTSLVECDGNLYLVDRDLENGGSGFGVFKLDDKGRFWDYELNLNDCVFFLGDDANFSLSMNHYNGCVRNVIYFKDDEFDGLTRVFEMNTSNTSVLEDAEDFCRLYWPPRSWFDDLFRSR, from the coding sequence ATGGCGACGATCACCATGAAACCGATCTCAAAATGGTCCAATCTTCCATCAGACGTATTAGCATCGATCGCCGATCGTCTTGACCCAGAAATTGGCATAATTCGACTTCATTCTGTTTGCCGTTCATGGCGTTCCTCATTCCCCACCATTCACTCCACCATTAATTTCCCTCTCAAGCTCCCTATACCACTCTCCTCTTCTCATCCATCCCCAaattttctctttcttcatcaacgtACTATTTATTTTCTTCCTCTTAAAACCCCAATCAATGAAGGTTTCATCATTAAACTTGAGCAAATACAAAACACCCACAAAACCTTTTCTCTTTGCAACCCACTTTCTGCTCATCCTAAACCTTCTCAACCCAATTCCCCTCTAAATATCCTTGATCACAGACTTACCCATGTTTGTAATTCGTATTTTATTCATTCAAATGATGAATCTATAAACATTCCGATTAAAAAAGTAGTCGTCGCGAAGAATTTTTTCGAAAAAGGTGATTTTGTTGTTTTGGGTTTGAAATTTAGTGGGAATTTGTTAATATGGAGATTTGGGGATGAATGTTGGACTGAAATTGCTGCTTCTGGGCGTTGTTTTGATGATATTATAAGTTTTAAAGGAAAGTTTTACGCGACTGCTGATAGGAAAGGGAGACTTGTGATGATTGATTCTAATTTGAAACCTATTGATCTAGTTTCAAGACTAATGTATGGTAATGGTAGTTCTACAAGTTTGGTTGAATGTGATGGCAATTTGTATTTAGTTGATCGTGATCTTGAAAATGGAGGGTCAGGATTTGGGGTCTTTAAGTTAGATGATAAGGGTAGGTTTTGGGATTATGAGCTGAATTTGAACGATTGTGTGTTCTTTCTGGGTGATGATGCAAATTTTTCATTGTCTATGAATCATTATAATGGATGTGTAAGAAATGTAATTTACTTCAAGGATGATGAATTTGATGGACTGACTCGAGTTTTCGAAATGAATACAAGTAATACTAGTGTTTTGGAAGATGCTGAGGATTTTTGCAGACTATACTGGCCTCCCCGGAGTTGGTTTGATGACTTATTTCGATCTCGATGA
- the LOC130801001 gene encoding uncharacterized protein LOC130801001 — MAKRIAKKMIVGDASEEYSRVWDYAEAIRRFNPGSTAIVKCIGIDTPPPLFQRMYICLPACKEGFVAGYRPIIGVDGAHLKGEFPGVLLTAVGKDGNNNIFPVAWAVVETENVETWTWFLNLLVEDLKSVSPSSSCARAGCEDFTFMSDRQKGLIEALNSVVHEAKIRFCCRHIWANFKIKFPGELYKQHFWRAARAYNKFHFHKEMIAIKNIFVEAHAYLSAIPAKHWSRHAFCSRSKSGMLLNNCCESFNNVLVEARGKPIISLMEWIRRYVMQRSAAKREGLDKFKGVLMPTITKMIEKNSKEIYGLRVIPVDVSEFEVDDDEKSYVVNLTNKTCLCGSWNLLGIPCKHAMACILCRKLDASDFVHEAYLVETYAKTYAPKFYGKGGKKPATGVREYKQRRCGHCGELGHYKKGCENPTKPQPTKMKSKGGRPKTGSSCTQLFTPNDMPCSSSEQLMLSATDASNELRMCYLELDVIKSVIELRYVFEFNVQWSMFNVLVQQCSMFNELI; from the exons atggctaaaagaattgcTAAGAAAATGATCGTtggtgatgctagtgaagagtatagTAGGGTGTGGGATTATGCTGAAGCGATAAGGAGGTTTAACCCAGGAAGCACTGCAATCGTgaaatgcattggaatagacaCACCTCCACCCTTGTTtcaaaggatgtatatatgtttgCCAGCATGTAAGGAGGGTTTTGTTGCTGGATATAGGCCTATTATAGGTGTGGATGGGGCACATTTGAAGGGAGAATTCCCTGGGGTTTTGCTGACTGCTGTAGGTAAGGATGGGAACAATAACATCTTCCCTGTTGCATGGGCTGTGGTTGAAACCGAAAATGTAGAAACCTGGACTTGGTTTCTAAATCTCCTCGTAGAAGACCTGAAGTCGGTTAGTCCATCGAGTAGTTGTGCGCGAGCTGGATGTGAAGATTTTACCTTCatgagcgataggcaaaag GGTTTGATTGAAGCTTTGAATTCAGTAGTTCATGAAGCTAAAATTAGGTTCTGCTGTAGGCATATTTGGGCTAACTTCAAGATCAAGTTTCCTGGAGAGTTgtacaaacaacacttttggAGAGCAGCAAGAGCTTACAACAAG TTTCATTTTCATAAGGAAATGATTGCAATAAAGAATATTTTTGTTGAGGCACATGCATATCTATCTGCTATTCCTGCTAAACATTGGTCTAGGCATGCCTTTTGTAGTAGGAGTAAGTCTGGAATGTTGTTAAATAATTGTTGTGAGTCATTCAACAACGTGTTAGTAGAAGCTAGGGGGAAGCCCATTATTTCTCttatggagtggattaggagATATGTGATGCAAAGGAGTGCAGCCAAACGAGAAGGGTTGGATAAATTTAAAGGTGTGTTGATGCCAACTATcaccaaaatgattgaaaaaaattcaaaggaaaTATATGGTTTGAGGGTAATCCCAGTAGATGTGTctgagtttgaggtggatgatgatgaaaaaagtTACGTTGTAAACTTGACCAATAAGACTTGCCTTTGTGGAAGTTGGAATCTTCTGGGGATCCCTTGCAAACATGCCATGGCTTGTATTCTTTGTAGAAAATTAGATGCTAGTGATTTTGTCCATGAGGCGTATCTTGTAGAAACGTATGCCAAGACGTATGCTCCTAAGTTTTATG GTAAAGGAGGTAAGAAGCCTGCAACTGGTGTTCGAGAATACAAGCAACGGAGATGTGGTCATTGTGGTGAGTTAGGTCACTACAAAAAGGGATGCGAGAATCCAACCAAACCACAACCAACAAAGATGAAGTCAAagggtggaaggcctaaaaCGGGATCTTCTTGTACTCAACTGTTCACACCAAATGACATGCCTTGCTCCAGTAGTGAACAACTAATGCTAAGTGCAACAGATGCAT CAAATGAACTCAGAATGTGCTATCTTGAACTAGATGTAATCAAATCAGTAATTGAACTGAGATATGTGTTTGAATTCAatgttcaatggtcaatgttcaATGTATTAGTGCAGCAAtgttcaatgttcaatgaactgATATAA
- the LOC130801912 gene encoding F-box protein SKIP23-like, translated as MATITMKPISKWSNLPSDVLASIADRLDPEIGIIRLRSVCRSWRSSFPTIHSTINFPLKLPIPLTSSHPSPNFLFLHQRTIYFLPLKIPINEGFIIKLEQIQNTHKTFSLCNPLSAHPKPSQPNSPLNILDHRLTHVCNSYFIHSNDESINIPIRKVVVAKNFFEKGDFVVLGLKFSGNLLIWRFGDECWTEIAASGRCFDDIISFKGKFYATADRKGRLVMIDSNLKPIDLVSRLMYGNGSSTSLVECDGNLYLVDRDLENGGSGFGVFKLDDKGRFWDYELNLNDCVFFLGDDANFSLSMNHYNGCVRNVIYFKDDEFDGLTRVFEMNTSNTSVLEDAEEFCRLYWPPRSWFDDLFRSR; from the coding sequence ATGGCGACGATCACCATGAAACCGATCTCAAAATGGTCCAATCTTCCATCAGACGTATTAGCATCGATCGCCGATCGTCTTGACCCAGAAATTGGCATAATTCGACTTCGTTCTGTTTGCCGTTCATGGCGTTCCTCATTCCCCACCATTCACTCCACCATTAATTTCCCTCTCAAGCTCCCTATACCACTCACCTCTTCTCATCCATCCCCAaattttctctttcttcatcaacgaaCTATTTATTTTCTTCCTCTTAAAATCCCAATCAATGAAGGTTTCATCATTAAACTTGAGCAAATACAAAACACCCACAAAACCTTTTCTCTTTGCAACCCACTTTCTGCTCATCCTAAACCTTCTCAACCCAATTCCCCTCTAAATATCCTTGATCACAGACTTACCCATGTTTGTAATTCGTATTTTATTCATTCAAATGATGAATCTATAAACATTCCGATTAGAAAAGTAGTCGTCGCGAAGAATTTTTTCGAAAAAGGTGATTTTGTTGTTTTGGGTTTGAAATTTAGTGGGAATTTGTTAATATGGAGATTTGGGGATGAATGTTGGACTGAAATTGCTGCTTCTGGGCGTTGTTTTGATGATATTATAAGTTTTAAAGGAAAGTTTTACGCGACTGCTGATAGGAAAGGGAGACTTGTGATGATTGATTCTAATTTGAAACCTATTGATCTAGTTTCAAGACTAATGTATGGTAATGGTAGTTCTACAAGTTTGGTTGAATGTGATGGCAATTTGTATTTAGTTGATCGTGATCTTGAAAATGGAGGGTCAGGATTTGGGGTCTTTAAGTTAGATGATAAGGGTAGGTTTTGGGATTATGAGCTGAATTTGAACGATTGTGTGTTCTTTCTGGGTGATGATGCAAATTTTTCATTGTCTATGAATCATTATAATGGATGTGTAAGAAATGTAATTTACTTCAAGGATGATGAATTTGATGGACTGACTCGAGTTTTCGAAATGAATACAAGTAATACTAGTGTTTTGGAAGATGCTGAGGAGTTTTGCAGACTATACTGGCCTCCCCGGAGTTGGTTTGATGACTTATTTCGATCTCGATGA